CTGGAGAACCTCGGGATCTGCGCGGACGACCGTCCAGGGGCACGACGACAGAAGGACGCCGGCGAACAGGATGACGAGGCGCCGAGACATGAGATCCACCCGATTCCTCTCCCCCACGATTCCCCGCGCGGGACGACTCTCGGCAACCGCCGTTCCGCCGGCCGCCGTCCCGTGCGGAAACTCCCAGGCCCCGACAGAATGCACCCGGAGGGGCCGGCGCACCAGTCCTACTTGATCCCGGCCCAGCGCCCCCCTACGATCGCCGGCGCGGCGTCGGGATGGCGCTGGCGGCCCGCGGGGCTCGCGCCCGCCGGCTCGGCGAGCCGAACGGGCCGCGGAGCGACACCGCGAGCCGGGCTGTCCCGGGCGCCCGATCGTCAACCTGGCCCAGTCGGTCGGGGCCTGAGAACAAGGGCGGAGGGA
This genomic window from Candidatus Eisenbacteria bacterium contains:
- a CDS encoding SDR family NAD(P)-dependent oxidoreductase, translating into MARRDGRDRVLEEDLENLGICADDRPGARRQKDAGEQDDEAPRHEIHPIPLPHDSPRGTTLGNRRSAGRRPVRKLPGPDRMHPEGPAHQSYLIPAQRPPTIAGAASGWRWRPAGLAPAGSASRTGRGATPRAGLSRAPDRQPGPVGRGLRTRAEGIMKIDLTGQSALVTGGSRGIGRAIALRLASAGANVAINYLRQGTRANETAAEIARAGVRSLAIKANVAQIDEIESMFEKLRETFGRLD